One Oncorhynchus masou masou isolate Uvic2021 chromosome 27, UVic_Omas_1.1, whole genome shotgun sequence genomic window carries:
- the si:dkey-112a7.4 gene encoding uncharacterized protein si:dkey-112a7.4, with product MGEMYGSSGMPDLIPSNGPRQPGPAGQFNPGHRQVAQNGHERPNPQRLGQRAPKLGQIGRSKKVDLGDEDVDDIMNNNGQ from the exons ATGGGAGAGATGTACGGATCGTCAGGAATGCCAGATCTGATTCCATCGAATGGCCCGCGACAGCCTGGTCCGGCCGGCCAGTTCAACCCGGGACATAGGCAGGTAGCACAGAATGGGCATGAGAGGCCCAACCCCCAGAGACTAGGGCAGCGGGCGCCCAAGCTTGGACAAATTGGTCGTTCCAAGAAAG TGGACCTAGGGGATGAGGACGTGGATGACATCATGAATAATAATGGCCAATAA